In one window of Phycisphaerales bacterium DNA:
- a CDS encoding phosphoribosylanthranilate isomerase, translated as MPDRVRIKVCGLTTPDMVSTCVDAGVDAVGVVLSPSRRRVTPERAAELIRELPGYVTGVAVYRHPDASLVSRALEALPPWILHQSDASDFDGTLAAVALDRRVPVVRLGASFERDIARHERRMVLIEGQDSGSGEAAPWHEAGPWIPRCRVVLAGGLSIENVGEVVRTLRPFAVDVSSGVEREPGIKDAGMVREFIAAVREGERG; from the coding sequence GTGCCTGATCGCGTGCGAATTAAGGTCTGCGGGCTGACCACGCCCGACATGGTCTCGACGTGCGTGGATGCGGGCGTCGATGCCGTGGGCGTGGTCTTGAGCCCGTCCAGGCGACGGGTGACGCCCGAGCGGGCTGCGGAACTGATCCGCGAACTTCCCGGCTACGTCACGGGCGTGGCGGTGTACCGGCACCCCGATGCGTCGTTGGTCTCGCGGGCGCTCGAGGCACTGCCCCCATGGATCCTCCACCAGTCCGACGCGAGCGACTTCGACGGCACGCTCGCCGCGGTTGCGCTCGATCGCCGCGTGCCGGTCGTGCGCCTGGGCGCTTCGTTCGAGCGTGACATCGCCCGCCACGAGCGGCGCATGGTGCTGATCGAGGGTCAGGACTCGGGATCGGGCGAGGCAGCACCGTGGCACGAAGCGGGGCCGTGGATCCCCCGCTGCCGCGTCGTGTTGGCCGGCGGGCTGAGCATCGAGAACGTGGGCGAGGTCGTGCGCACGCTCCGGCCGTTCGCGGTGGACGTATCCTCGGGCGTGGAGCGCGAGCCGGGAATCAAGGACGCCGGCATGGTGCGCGAGTTCATCGCGGCGGTGAGAGAAGGGGAGCGGGGATGA
- the trpB gene encoding tryptophan synthase subunit beta, protein MTTDTSNLLQQLIDGELPDERGFFGPFGGRFVPETLVPALERFERGAREALKDGAFKTELRQHQETWVGRPTPLMYAPRLSEAWKAQVWLKREDLAHTGAHKINNALGQALIAKRIGAQRVVAETGAGQHGVATAAACARVGLPCIVYMGAKDVERQAPNVVRMRRMGAEVRPVSTGDATLRAAVDEAIRHWVGDPQGTHYILGSAVGPHPFPWIVREFQKVIGVESRRQMLEQAWKLPDIAVACVGGGSNAIGFYHGFLGDAEVELHGAEAGGIGPAVGQHAATMSGGTPGVLHGSRSMLLQDGDGQVSDTQSVSAGLDYPAIGPEHALLAHVGRVHYHAVRDHDAIAALDELCRLEGILPAVEPAHALALARRLCEGRDDPTVLVNVCGRGDKDMPILTRLAEEGNT, encoded by the coding sequence ATGACCACCGACACCAGCAACCTGCTCCAGCAGCTCATCGACGGCGAACTGCCCGACGAGCGCGGCTTCTTCGGCCCCTTCGGCGGCCGCTTCGTGCCCGAGACGCTGGTGCCCGCGCTCGAGCGCTTCGAGCGCGGCGCCCGCGAGGCGCTCAAGGACGGGGCCTTCAAGACCGAACTGCGCCAGCACCAGGAGACCTGGGTTGGCCGCCCGACGCCGTTGATGTACGCCCCGCGCCTCAGCGAAGCGTGGAAGGCCCAGGTGTGGCTGAAGCGCGAGGACCTGGCCCACACCGGGGCCCACAAGATCAACAACGCGCTCGGCCAGGCGCTGATCGCTAAGAGAATCGGGGCCCAGCGCGTCGTCGCCGAGACGGGCGCGGGCCAGCACGGCGTGGCGACGGCCGCGGCGTGCGCGCGGGTGGGCCTGCCGTGCATTGTCTATATGGGCGCGAAGGACGTCGAACGCCAAGCCCCCAACGTCGTGCGCATGCGGCGCATGGGCGCGGAGGTGCGGCCCGTTTCGACGGGCGACGCGACGCTGCGGGCGGCCGTCGACGAGGCGATCCGTCACTGGGTTGGCGACCCGCAGGGCACGCACTACATCTTGGGCAGCGCCGTGGGGCCCCACCCGTTCCCCTGGATCGTGCGCGAGTTCCAGAAGGTCATCGGCGTGGAATCGCGGAGACAGATGCTCGAGCAGGCATGGAAGCTGCCGGACATCGCCGTCGCGTGCGTGGGCGGGGGCAGCAACGCCATCGGCTTCTATCACGGATTCCTGGGCGACGCCGAAGTCGAGCTGCACGGCGCGGAGGCGGGCGGGATTGGCCCCGCGGTTGGCCAGCACGCGGCGACCATGTCGGGCGGCACGCCGGGTGTATTGCACGGCTCGCGCTCCATGCTGCTGCAAGATGGCGACGGCCAGGTGAGCGACACGCAAAGCGTCTCGGCCGGGCTGGATTACCCCGCCATCGGCCCCGAGCACGCGCTGCTCGCGCACGTCGGGCGTGTTCACTACCACGCCGTCCGGGACCACGACGCCATCGCGGCGCTGGACGAGCTGTGCCGGCTCGAGGGCATATTGCCCGCCGTCGAGCCCGCGCACGCGCTGGCGCTGGCCAGGCGTCTGTGCGAGGGGCGCGATGACCCCACCGTGCTGGTCAACGTCTGCGGGCGCGGGGACAAGGACATGCCGATCCTGACGCGGCTGGCCGAAGAGGGGAACACGTAA
- the trpA gene encoding tryptophan synthase subunit alpha, translated as MRAHEVISQAITDGRDTHGIALVAYVTAGYPSMDAFPAILADACAHADVVEVGIPFSNPIADGGSLQETARAALKAGATMNKIMHTLRELDGTLAAPLLLMGYLNPLLAYGLDRLADDAQAAGVHGVIVPDLPLEALGMAEPLTDAGLATIGMVSPVTSDARLARIVERATGFVYAVTSVGVTGQHRSDQSSIVEYLHKVTSAATIPVCAGFGIRSKQHVDTLRESCDGVIVGSALMEAVGEGRAIGPILQGLR; from the coding sequence ATGCGCGCGCACGAGGTCATCTCGCAAGCCATCACCGACGGCCGCGATACGCACGGCATCGCCCTGGTCGCGTACGTCACGGCCGGCTATCCGAGCATGGACGCCTTCCCCGCCATCCTCGCCGATGCGTGCGCGCACGCCGACGTCGTCGAAGTGGGCATCCCCTTCAGCAACCCCATCGCCGATGGTGGCTCACTCCAGGAGACCGCCCGCGCGGCGCTCAAGGCGGGTGCCACCATGAACAAGATCATGCACACGCTGCGCGAGCTCGACGGCACGCTAGCCGCCCCGCTGCTGCTGATGGGCTACCTCAACCCGCTCTTGGCGTACGGGCTCGATCGGCTCGCCGACGATGCCCAGGCCGCCGGCGTGCACGGCGTGATCGTGCCCGACCTGCCCCTCGAAGCGCTCGGCATGGCCGAGCCCCTGACCGACGCCGGCCTGGCAACCATTGGCATGGTCAGCCCGGTGACGAGCGACGCCCGCCTCGCGCGCATCGTCGAGCGCGCGACCGGCTTCGTGTACGCCGTCACGAGCGTGGGCGTCACGGGCCAGCACCGCTCCGATCAATCCAGCATCGTCGAGTATCTTCACAAAGTCACATCCGCCGCGACCATCCCCGTGTGCGCCGGCTTCGGCATCCGCTCGAAGCAGCACGTCGACACCCTGCGGGAATCGTGCGACGGCGTGATCGTGGGCTCGGCGCTGATGGAAGCGGTGGGCGAGGGGCGGGCCATCGGGCCGATCCTCCAGGGCCTTCGCTGA